DNA from Ananas comosus cultivar F153 linkage group 12, ASM154086v1, whole genome shotgun sequence:
ttctatcACTCTCCCTGATGATCTTCATTGTCTGCACAGGTGGTTATGGGACTGTTTACAAGGCCCGGAGGAAAACTGATGGCAAAATATTTGCGGTTAAATGTACGTGAAGTGCCGAATATCTTTCATCATCACTAGATTTAGCTGTTGGTTTGTTGCTTTCCAATGTCAAGGTCTTATACTCTATTTTAGctgaaaattaataaatatacagAGTATTATGGTTATTTAGTAGTTATTTGCTAGCATAATGTGCATTGCAACCAAGAAGCAGGCTGCTTCTCGTGCACAACTACAATTATGGAACTAATTTGGTTTGATAACAATGTAGCTATCTATTTTATTAGCATGATTTATTTAAGTCTAATCTATTAAGACGAGGAATTTTATTACATAATTTTGCACACAGATTTTGCATTGTTTAATTATCAGATAATTGCAAGTAAACAAATTCTCAAGAAGTTCTGACACGTAATTTCTTATGTCAGATCCCCATGCAAATGCTCATTCACATCATGTCAAGAATGAAATGAAGATGCTGGAAAGATTTGGGTACCAGCCGATTAATTAATCTgagctttcttttttccttccgtCTTACCATCTTGATATAAGCTGATCTGTCTGTTTAATTTTTCTGCTGTTAGGGGAGGAATTTTGTGATAAAGTTCGAAGGCTCCTTTAGTAGTGGCGATGCTGAGTGCTTTGTACCATGTAGAGCATGACAGACCAGAGGTGACTGTAATTGCTTATTTTCTCATGGAACTTTTCACGTACGCCctaacttcttttcttttcataggTCCTAAAAAAGGAAATAACTGTGTATGAACTACAATGGTATGGTTATTGTATGTTTTGAGCCCTTGCAAGCTTGCATAAGCAggtaaaaaaattgcaaatttcaCTGTTGCCACTTGCCTTAGGttcataatttttcttattcttcacTGATTGTTTGCAGGGAGTAGTGCACCGAGATGTTAAACCTGGGAACTTTCTCTTTTCTCGTAAACTGAATAAGGGATATCTCATCGACTTCAACTTAGCCAATGTCAGCGACAATGCTACTTTTGTATTCTGCTAGCTTCTTTCTTTGTTCTGGGAATTTCTTGTTTATTGGATACTAACAATGCTGGTTTCTTTCTTGATATTACAGGACCTGCACCAAAAATTTTTCAGAACTAGTAAGTTTAAACTTGGATCATTTCTCCTAAATGTGAAACTCATTCAGAGCTAACTGTCCTgttcattttgatttgattagaTAAACCCGAGACAGCCTCATTCGCAAGAGTAGATGCAGCTTCTTTGTCCACTTCAAAGTCCCCTTCAACTAATCAAGGCAGAAGAACACTGACCAATGCTGATTTCAGTAATGTGAATAAGGAAGCAGCTAATGATTACAAGAAACATTTAACAACCAAGAAGAGAACGAATTGGAGCCCGTTTGATTCCCAACCTACAGGAGAAAGTAAGAATAAATATGGGAGTCAAGCTGCAGAAGGTTCTGGTGTAACCTCGGCAAAGGATCTGACAAGCATGAAGACTCCCACAGATAGGTTAAAACAGCCCATCCCTTGTAAAGGGCGCAAGGAGTTAATTAACTTTCTTCATGAGGCAATGCAAAGTCCAAATAACAAAGCTTCGACAACTCCAGCTTCTCAGAGGAAAAGGGTAGCTGCTCCTCCAGGAAAAGTTGATAAGAGACTTTTTGTAATGACGCCTCTGCCGTTGCATTCTGGTGGCAATGCTGTTGCTGGTGCAGGCATGCTTAAAAGTAACGGTCTGCCACAAGATTGACTTTGATTCTTAAGCTTTTTTTGAGCCAACAACATAGCCGGTCCCTGAAGCTTGTCCAAATTTCAGTCTCATCCACATTAGTTTTGGTTTGAACAAGTTTAGTTCTTGGAGTTTCTTTCTTGCACTAAGCTAGCTTTCCCTTAGTTCGGATCAACATTAAATCAGGGACAAACTTCCAACGCTTGATTTTTAGAATTGAAGCATTGAGTCTGGTATTTAATCATGGCCAAAAAGTAGAACCAAAATTTGTTATAAGTCCAACCTTTCTGTTGTGATCAGAATGACCTATAATGTCATCGTGGTATCTCAGGGAATGGGAAGCACAGGAGAGAAGGTCCGTGTGTCGGAACTAAAGGATTTCGAGCCCCAGAGGTTTGATTAAGCATTTGGTGCCAAATTTCCTCTATAGAATTTTCTTTAAGCCTcctctttttaactttttccttctttcgaCCTCCTAATCTGTTGAACTGATTTTCTGCATGTAGGTCTTATTCAAATCTCTTCATCAAGGTTGCAAAGTTGATATCTGGTCTGCTGGTGTTACCCTTCTCTACTTAATCATCGGAAGAACACCATTTGGCGGAGATCCCGAACAGTAAGTAAATTGCCCATGTGAATTCACATGGTAAGTTAGGTGTGAGACTATGTTAATGCCCACCTTTAACTATGCTTTGTTCTTTCACCCAATAGGAATATAAAGGAAATTGCAAGGTTGAGAGGAAGCGAAGACCTATGGGAAATAGCCAAACTACACAACTACGAGTCTTCGTACCCTTCGGTACATAACCAACAACTTTACTTTGTTTCTGATTATTCCATGTAACAGTGCCCTTTTTTTATGCGATATCCTCCTTAATTTGCCATGAACTACTTGACATCCGATATTTACGATCCCTGGATTTGAGGGAGTGGTGCATGAGTAACACAAGAAGGCCGGATTTTATCGAGATGGCCCCAGAGTCCCTCTTTGATCTAGTGAATAAGTGTTTGATGGTAAACCCAAGGCGGGCGGATCACTGCCGAAGAAGCTCTAATGCACGACTTCTTCATCCCTTGCCATGAGAGACTGAGAAAGCATAGGATCCTAAGGAAGGCAATTGTCTCCGATCCTGAATCTTTAACTCAGTAGATGTCGCGGATGATAGTTTGTTGATACACATCTCGGCAGCCACCAACAAGCTTTTCCTAGGTAACAGTCTCTATGATGATTCGTCTATTCTAACTTTGTAAAAATCCTCTTAATCTTAGCGTTGACTCGGCACATCTGAATCTGATGTAATTTGTATCCTTGTGTTGTAATCATGCATTAATATATTGTAGGTAGAGAGATGCATAATCTGTAGAAAGCGCTATGAAGGTCAATTTCCTTAATCAAACCTACATCACAATGCGTGGCAAAAGCTTTCCAGGTAGAACTTTGAACTAGGTTAAAGTCATCTTTATCAAGTTTGGAATGAGACAACTCACCCTTTTCAAATTAGTGTGCAACCATGAACATCGATGAAACATATAAATTGTGCTTGACCATCAAAGGAAGATTCGATAATTCAAAACATACAATGGTAATTAAGACTAATCTACATAGTCTTTAACCCCATTTCCCCCACTGTTTTGAATAATCGATCTTTAGGCATACCTTTTGTGAGAGTATCGGCCATGTTATCCTTCGATCTCACATCGATCAAGGTGATAATTTCTTGTTCTCTCAGATAATTCAACAACGCATGTCTCAATCTCACATGTCTTCTTTTTGAATTAAAGAAAGCATTCTTGACAACTTGGACATCTGCTTGATTATTACAGAATAGGCTTAAAGAATTAATCTGTAGCCAAGTCAAAGGAATATCCAAAATTAGATTCTTTATCCATTCTGCCTCTTCACCAGTGGAAGCTAAAGCAAAAGTTCTGATTCCATAGACGACAAGGCAATGCAAGTCGGTCTTTTGGATTTCCAAGTAATAGCAGCTCCACCTAAAGTGAATACATATCCACTTGTGGACTTACTATTTCCAATTTCTGAGCACCATGAGGCATCAGAATATCCATCCATAGTTGGAGGATAACCAGAATAACATAGAACATAATCTTTCGTACCTTTAAGGTATCTCATCAGCCTACTAAGGGCATCCCAATGCTCTTTACTAGGATTACTAGTGAAACGACTCAGCATGCCAACTGTAAAGGCGATGTTGGGTCTAGTGCAACTCATAGCATACATGAGACTACCAATCAGTTTCGAGTACTTTAATTGATCCACACTGGTCCCTTCATTAGGACTCAGTCTTTTATTATAATCACATGGTGTCTCACTCGGTTTACAATCACTGTATCCCCAGGTAGAAAGTAGCTGCTCAATATAATGAGTCTGGCTAAGGGAGATGACTTGCCTTTCAAATCTTACTTTCATACCAAGAATGGTATTAGCAATACCAAGATCTTTCATGTCAAATTCTTTAGCTAAAGTAGCTTTCACGTCACTCACTACAGAATGATCGGAGCCAAGAATTaacatgtcatcaacatataagcaAATGATGACTATCTTATTTGACACAGAACGATGGTAAAGGCATTTATCTGAATAGCTAGACTGAAAGCCATAACTCTTTACCACTTTGTCAAATTTAAGATGCCACATCTTAGGTGCTTGTTTAAGACCGTACAAAGATTTATTCAATTTACAAACTTTGTCCTCAAGACCTTTCATGACATACCCTTCCGGTTGTTTCATGTAGATTTCTCTATTTAACTCTCCATTTAGAAAAGTTGTCTTTACATCCATTTGATGCACTACAAAGTGTTTAATAGATGCCAAAGCAAGAAGAATTCTTATAGTTGATAGATGACACATAGGTGAATAGACATCAAAATAGTCTATTCCACTCTGCTGTTTATAGCCTTTAGCTACTAAACGTACTTTGTATCTGGCTATTGATTCATCACTattcaatttctttttcaaCACCCACTTACAGCCTATAGCCTTAGCCTCTTTTGGCAAATTGACTAGCTGCTAAGTGTGGTTCTGCAATAGAGATCTTATTTCATCATCTATGGCTTCTGCCTACAGTAGGGATTCCCTAGATCTCATTGCTTCTTGATAAGAAAATAGATCATCCTCTAAATGGTAAGTAACAAAGTTCTCACCAAAACTTTTGGGAACTCTCTCTCTTGTAGATACTCTAACTAGAACTGATTCAACAGCCAGCTGTGTGGGATTAGTGTCAGAAGGGCTTGCTTCAGATTCTACAGGAGATTCCGAAATCATATCTGTAGATCCAGAAACATTCAAGCCATGATCTCTGAGAAACTTATTCTCGAAGAATTCTGCATCTCTAGATTCTATCACTGTGTTAGTAGATAGAACTAAAAACCTATCTGCAGCACTATCTTCTGCACTACCTAGATATACACAGGTAATGGTTCTAGGTCCCACCTTAGGTCTCTTTGATCTTGTATTCTTACATAAGCAACACAACCTCAGGTCTTAAGAGTATCATATCTACAAGGACACTTATGCCATATCTCATAAGGTGTCATAGACAACTTTGAGTGTGGCAACCTGTTCAGGATGTGATTAGCAGTTAGAACTACTTCTCCCCAATAGGAAGAAGGCATGCCAGCTGTAAGTAACATAgaatttaacatttcagttaACGTTCTATTCTTACGCTCGGCAACACCATTTGATTGGGGTGAGTAAGGAGTAGTGGTTTCAAGTATTATGCCCTATGAAGCACAAAATTTCTTGAACCCTGTCATTGTATATTCTCCTCCTCTATCACTCCTAAACCTCTTAATCAAGTTGAGTTGATTTTCTACTCTAGACTTGAAAAtcttaaacttttcaaaagcctCATCTTTCGATTTCAACAAATAGACATGACAATATCTAGAAAAATCGTCTATGAATGTTACCAGATACTTCCGACCATCTCTAGTGACGTAATTTCTAAAACCACAAAGGTCAGAATGTATTAGCTCAAGAagttgtgtgcttttagaaaccatcttaaaaggttttctagtgATCTTAGCTTGTGCACACACTTCACATTTGTCAAATCGAATAGAAGTATCCAATGGAATGTTGTGAGTTTTAGCTAGATGTTGCATTCTCCTGTAGTTCACATGTCCAAGTCTATTGTGCAACAACTTTGGATCAATCAGAGTAGAACTCACATAGTTTATACTATCATTATCTAAACTCAACCTATACATACCATTAACCATGAATGCACAACCGACATAACATGAGTTAACAGATAAGGTTACTCTACCATTCATAGTTGAAAAAAGACATACCAGCTTTATCAAGTAAGCTCATAGATATCAATTCTTTTTAAGTAAAGGTACTATAACATGGTTATGAGTTAGTAATTTACCTGAAGAAAGCACCAAATTTGCAGTTCCAGGATGAGTCACTTCTGCCTTACCACCATTGCAATTTTCCACGGTGTCTTTCACTTCTGTGACCTCTGTGAGTAGGTTCTTGTCATTTGCAGCATGACAAGTAGTGCCACTATCCAACCACCAGTCAGAAGAAATACTAGCCTTTCCAATTTTCATCATTCCAATGAAGGCTTGAGGTTTAGATTCACTAATTAGTATATTAGCCTCACTTTGTGGTGTGTTATTCTTTGGCTTCTTTGGTAGTCTACACTCAGCTGCCCAGTGACCCCACTTTCCACAGTTATGGtactttcctttcttcttttttttggggataGTCTTTTTGGCCTCTAACTGTGAAGAAGATTCACCTTTTGGTGACTTAGATCTTTTCTGAGGTTTATTGAAGTGTGAAACTAAGTTGGCAACTGACTTTTGTTGTCCTACTTGTTCTAAACTCTTTCTAGTGCTGTTTTGATCCTCAATGTGAATATACCTCTTTAATTCATCCAATCCTATCTGTTCTTTCAGTCTGTGCATTTCAGTCTTGAAAGAATTCCATTCAGCAGGTAGCTTACTCAATACAAGACCGACAAAGAGATTATCAGACATATCAGATTTATTATCTTTCAACTTGTTCCTCATGTTTTCAAGTTCAATTAATTGAGAGGTGATGCTTGAATTCATATTGAActtaaagtcaaaaaatttctcCGCTAGAAGAGTTTTAGAGAGCCCCTCTTGTTTTTGGAACTGAGCGTTCAAGTGATCCCATATCTCTTTCGCTGTCTTATACTCACTATAAGTCATAGCTAGACGAGGATTTAGAGAGTTCAAACAAGTAATCTCTACAGAAATCTTCATCCTTGTTCCATTGATATTCATCCACATCTTCAATGGTAGATGCAAAATCACTCAAAACAGTGTAGAATATTTCACGTTCTTTCATGCCAAATTGAACATGTAATTTTCAACCATGAAATTCAGTGACATCAAATGATTGCAGTTTTATAATATCATAAGAACTACGCATTGCCATTTAATCAGAGCAAAGTGTTAGAAATAGTGCACCTTGTAGTCCGCAGAGCCCACAAAGTCGAATAAAGCTCCTGATTTGAATCAAACTGCTTTGTAGAGGTGGAATTTGCCAAAAATAGACCCAAAAATGGATCTGTAGCACCCAAAAACCTTAAGATGAACTGCCCTCGTCGTCGGAAACTGCTGAAAGCTTTCGATTGTCGTAACTCCGTCGTTCGACCTCCGTTTGAGACGAGTGACCACTCAAAACGTTCGTATCGACGAGTAGAACAGAACCCAAGTGGTATCACCCTCAGAAATTGGCTATAATTTCTGGGTTTTTTGAATCAAAGATTTCGGCCGCCTGACTTTCAACTCAGATCCCGGCCAATCCGACCGTCGGAATCGAAAGTAAATTATATCTGTGAGTTCGTCTTGACAAGATCTTCGAATAGACACCTTACTCGCTCAAATCCGACATATGATCGTAATACTTCAAGATTGTTGGAGGTTAGGGTTTTCGGGTGCTTGAAGTATTACACCAAGAGACATCAAATTTGGAATGCTCAACAGTGTTACCTCCAGCTTAGGGAAACCCTAGGGttaataagctattgggctccaGTTCATATGGGCCTTAATACGCTTTCACCTATTGGgcttgtatgtgaacatattatttggattatataATAACATATCCAACATTATCTTTCAATAGCTACattttaatatacaaaaaatggaCAGTTTTAGACACTCGTGCATATTTTAGCCAATACTAAACTATACTATCCATCCCTCTTATACAAGGAAATCCACTTTTATTTggaggaaaaaggaaaatgcCAATTCAAGATTTCAGTAAACGCTGGAATTCGTTCAGAACTGGATGTAGAGAGAATCGTTGGATTTAGTTCATGTCTGGTGGATGAATGTTGTGCCGAAACAGCttgctttttattattttgtgaaTATTATTGTTACTTCATTACAGGTTTTGGAAGTCTATCCGTACCCCATAACCATCACAACATTTCAATTAGCTGTTGGTACTGTTCTTATACTTTTCATGTGGGGCGCTAAACTTTACAGGCGACCTGTGGTATTTATTCAAAGGTATTAATCGGTTCTCGGAcggttttaactttatcaagtCCTAGTTCTATTGTTCTAATTCTTGGTATTCGCCTTTTGCAGTTAGTAGCAATTCTACCACTGGCCATTATACACACGTTTGGTAATCTTTTCACTAACATGAGCCTTGGAAAAGTTGCAGTTTCGTTTACGCATACAATAAAAGCTTTGGAGCCCTTTTTCACGATTGTGCTTTCAGCTTTGTTCCTTGGAGAGGTATATCGTTTCCCCCGACATTTTGTTGGCATCTTCTGTTGTTGTACTAAAACTAGGCTGTAATAGGAACCATATCTTTCGTTCGTCTGTAAAGGCCCTTAGTTTTATCGGTTATACTTTCTTTTTGTTGGTCAGAGTGCTACACAATGTTCAGATGACTGTCGCTAGTTTTGTTTTGTAAAAGATTAATCTGATAAGAAATGAACCAGCTCTAGTCcaacaattttaaaagaaattacGCTAACATTCACTGACCTAACATGCACTGCATCATAAGTTGAGCCCTTCTTTGTCGTTTGTCTTCCATTGCTGGTTACTTTGTTGTAGAAACCAAACCAGTAATGTGCTCAACTTGTGCTGTTCGTATGTTGGCCTGATCTAGTAGGATATATCTACAAATCCAGAATCAGATTTTTCTTAATTCATCTCACTTTTCATGGCTAAGGAAACATAATCTTCTGCTCCATCATGTGTTCAGGTGCCAACTGTTTGGGTATTAGCTTCTCTTGTGCCGATTGTTGGCGGTGTTGCTTTAGCATCCTTCACAGAAGCTTCGTTTAACTGGTTAGTTCTCATCTTTCAACTCACATCTGTTGGATTCAGTGAAAGATAACAAGTGGCAATCATTCATACAAGTTAGTTGCTTATCTGTCCAAGCAGGATTGGATTTTGGAGTGCCATGGCTTCGAACCTGGCCAATCAATCATGAAATGTGTTGAGCAAAAGGTCATGGGCAAGAAAGAGGTACTCACAAACTTGAGATACGAACTGTTTGATTTCTCCATGCAAATTTCTGTAGTTGACAACCTGCCCAACTATACTGTGAATAGCTGGTTGTAATGATCAAAGCATTAACAGACCAGTAGCTACAACAGTTTTTTTGATCTGTCACTAACTTTTCTTCCTTGTTTGACTAGTTTAAGCTTTTCTAGAGATATTTCTCACTTAAAATCTGCTTTTGAACAGGAATCTCTGGACAACATTAATCTCTTTTCCATAATCACCATTATGTCACTTTTCTTGACCATCCCCGTAATGTTACTTGCAGAAGGAATCAAGTTTACACCATCATACATGCACTCTGCTGTGAGTATATCCTCTTAAAACGAATAAtacctaatttattttttatatgaggGCTAGTTTGACTACTTTGCAAAATAAATCATTCATTGTCTGGGTATCTAGGGTCTGAATCTTCGAGAGATATTTACCAGATCTCTTCTTGCTGGCCTCTGCTTTCATGCTTATCAACAGGTGAGGTTTTCTTCATTGCacaggtttttctttttcaatcttTCCATGTCTTTGTTTTGTAAATTAGAATTTACCTGCTTAATGTGCTAGCTTTAGACAGCAGCAAGCACTTCAAAAGTCATTAGATCTTTAGTATTATGGTGTTACTAGTTACTACTTGTTAGACCAATTGGATAAGTGTGGTGGTTCTCCTTTTGCGGGTGTTATTTATTGTTGGCTAGCAGAGTTTCTTGTCTTTTACTTGTTCAGTATTGCACATATCCTTTCGTTTGctctatttttaatttctaaacttaCTTGAGATACACCTTTCATAGACCACTTTTTTGTAACTAGACTTTTATTGCA
Protein-coding regions in this window:
- the LOC109717967 gene encoding triose phosphate/phosphate translocator, non-green plastid, chloroplastic-like, translating into MSLGKVAVSFTHTIKALEPFFTIVLSALFLGEDWILECHGFEPGQSIMKCVEQKVMGKKEESLDNINLFSIITIMSLFLTIPVMLLAEGIKFTPSYMHSAGLNLREIFTRSLLAGLCFHAYQQYQGETPTTRRDRPLGRNSYDPVMTTPKLIARGGATALRARTNRRLQEKEIPQEHQFQHGGRAPPT
- the LOC109717966 gene encoding cell division cycle 7-related protein kinase-like produces the protein MLTLKAKGTDGAGLSVKLSDMKQGSDNQGDVNFRWKIQDNRIDEYLMKQKMKRSSIHIMSPKKVKGDSCLEAPKSHVEPKLLPNFESFIIEEEEGSGGYGTVYKARRKTDGKIFAVKYPHANAHSHHVKNEMKMLERFGGGILPEVTVIAYFLMELFTYALTSFLFIALASLHKQGVVHRDVKPGNFLFSRKLNKGYLIDFNLANDLHQKFFRTNKPETASFARVDAASLSTSKSPSTNQGRRTLTNADFSNVNKEAANDYKKHLTTKKRTNWSPFDSQPTGESKNKYGSQAAEGSGVTSAKDLTSMKTPTDRLKQPIPCKGRKELINFLHEAMQSPNNKASTTPASQRKRVAAPPGKVDKRLFVMTPLPLHSGGNAVAGAGMLKSNGNGKHRREGPCVGTKGFRAPEVLFKSLHQGCKVDIWSAGVTLLYLIIGRTPFGGDPEQNIKEIARLRGSEDLWEIAKLHNYESSYPSVLEVYPYPITITTFQLAVGTVLILFMWGAKLYRRPVVFIQS